gggtgcatctagtccagcatcatcttctcacagtggccaaccagatgtcccaacgGGAAGCCAAAAAGTCAGAGCAGCAGCACACTCCCCACTTGCGATTCTGAGAAACTAGTATTAAGAGCCCTACggacagtggagggagaatataccatattttttgcaccataacactcacttttttcctcctagaaagtaaggcgaaatgtctgtgcgtgttatggagggaatgcctacggatggcggggggatctgctgcagtcgtgagcagaggatccatggttccccttccttccctcctccgtgtctcgctttgaaacagcaaagcgggagaagagccgctgagtggggaggagagagggacagagagcctgcttgctttaaaggagcaaagcaggagaggagaggagccttctcctcttatacccctcttctgcattattaacagcatccttctccacccaccccacgcgtgttccttgtcccttgagtgcttttctttccctccccacttaaaacgtggttacaaagcacggatccacatggatcctcaggatttttgcattgggctaccccaaactcactgtcagatcacatgtctgtagccacagcatgaaccacaaaaatcatacatccactgtttcgtttagaatatttttttcttgttttcctcctctaaaaactatgtgcgtgttatggtcgggtgcgtgttatagagcgaaaaatacggtagtcattgtggctagtagccatcaatagcctgcttatcctccatgaatttgtctgatcctcttgaAGCCATTTAAGCTGGTGGCTGCAGCTCATAGGAAGATAGGAAGACTGGGCcatacactaactggcagtggctgtttGGAATTTAAGGCAGGAGTTTCTCTCCCAATGCTACCTAGAGAAGccagcagggattgaaccagagatctgcttgcaaggcagatgctataccactgagcAATATTCCTTGGGGGTTCAGGCTTGGGTTTGCTGCATCAGGTGTCCAAAGGTAGTTCCCTATAGCTGGGACAAGTTAATCTGAAGTagaatcagccttccccaacctactgCAATtgccagcaactgttattcataggcccagctcagtgatagagcatctccCTTGCAACTGCCTATGTTCTGGCATCTCCATTGTGACTACTAGGCATTGACTACCCTTTAtggatttgtttaatcctctttcaaagccatccaagttggcggccatctCTACATTTTTTGGTTGTGAATTCTGTGAGTTCAGATACACCCAAATGACTCCATTGAGTCTTGGTGCGATCGGGAATCCCAAATGCAATAATACCCCCTCAAAGGCCAAAATAGCTCCCCCCTCCGTGGCTTTTCAAAATTAGAAGCTCTACCATCAAGTAAGTTCATAGGGACATCATCACCTCAATTGCCCTCCACTGGAGAGATTTGTAAAACATATTCAGGGCACCAAGTTGATGAAGGCTGCTGTATGCCCATGGATTCCAATCATAGGACTTCCCCCTTCCATGGCTCCGGAGAGGTATCTGTATCCTAAGTGCCCATAGCACCTGgggtcagggtgagagagatcCTGGATCCTGCTTCCAAAGGCCAGCATCCAAGTAATACCCTATAGAACTACTGCAAATTAGGGTTGACTGTGCCGAGCCAGAGAGCCTCTTTTACTGACAATTCAAGGCCCTTTTTTGTTATCTTGCAGGTTGAAGAAATGACCACCTACTGAGGGCTTTCCATCACCGCCATCCTGGATGTCAGCTCCTCTGTAGCCAAAAACACCTTGGGCAGAGTTTGCTGCTGTGCTGCAGAGTCCCTTCACACCACTGGCTTCTCATCCTCCAGGGCTGTTTCGGTTCAATAACACCAAAGTTCTCGGGCAAAATTTAGTTTCATGATCTGTCTGGCACTTCCCAAGATCACACACAATTGGGAAAGGTGGAATATGTATGGACAGCCTTTGCCCaacctccctccagatgttttggattacaactcttgTTGGTTCcagccatgctgatgggagttgtagtctggagcacctggggctgatgggagttgtagtctgagacacctggggctgatgggagttgtggtccagaacaGCTGAGGTGAGTGGAATACATGCTCCAAAACATCGGTGGCGATGGGGAGTTGTGGTTTGAAATATAAGAAGTACCGGGTTGCGGGAAGGCTGGCGGCGCATGACATCACCCTTCAAAACTGAAACAGGGGCCATACTTAAAgtggaaaatgaacataagaagctgtcttGCACTGAGTCATAATGCACCACTGAGTTATCATGCACTCTGGTCCATAGACCGTCCTGGAGAAGATTTCCTTGTCCTCACAGCTCTGGACTCTTATGAGGTCCAGCTGGTCCAGCTGGACCGGACCAAAGGCCTGTCTCCGCCTGCATTCCCATGAGATCCAGCCAGATGCCTCCTGTCAACGTGAGAGACTTCGCATGCAAAGCAGAATTGGGTGGGGATTTGTTGCTACACCTCACAGAGGTAGCAAAATGTTTTTGGACACCACATAAACAGGAATGGTTTGCAGAGGCATCCTCAAGCATGATCTACAATTCAGACTTCTAATTACGGCCCCtagccagcccccccccactggaaCTCCAGGtcaaatgtgcacacacacacaccccgccccgctgtgtcccaccaaataaggccTCGGCATTTTGACTCCCTGTACAAATGATATGGGATGGTTGCCATGGAGAGTGGTACCCTGGTTGCCATGGGAGCCCTATTATCCCAGCCTCCAAAGATGCTGGGCTTAACAGCCCCCATTTCTGCTGTTTCTCAGGCAGATTGAAAAAATGCACAGCCAATTTAGGGGACACACACAAAAGACTGCTGTCACGGCACCCAGTAAATTCAGTGCTGAAATGTCCTAAAATTTAATTCATCCATATATATATGCCATCACCGAAATCCCGAGTGTGGCCACATGAATGGGGGACTGGGCTGCCAGATGTTGCTATAAaacaatagaattgtagagttctaaTCCAAccttgtgcaatgcaggaatcttttgcccaacgtgcatgggtgtagccaaggggggcaggaagggggcagctgccccccatcaagtaaatcattagaaatacttaactgaggttctgcccccctaacagataaatcctgcctccccccaaaaaatccaggTTAAGCCCATGTCAACGTGCGGATggaatccatgaccctgagaccCGCTTATAtatccccccttttccccaaactgggactcaaggcggcttacacaaattaaaacggCATATAGGCACAGAAAGCGAAAAGCATGTGGGAGATAACCGCTGAAAAACAATTCTTACAGAATTAAAACCATGCTTTAAGAAACACAACTAGCACAAAACAGCGCAGCACAAGTTAAAAGCCGACTCCTTAGTTCCTCCAAGCCTGCCGGGAGAAGGACAAGGAGAGAGGCGGGCGAGAGAGGAGGAGCCGGGAAGGAGGCGGCCGCGGCTGCTGCTCTCGCGGAGGGGCGGATCAGACATGGCTGATGACCGCGCAGGCAGCAGCCGCCTTGCCGAAGTTCAGCGCCGCGTCGCCCAGGTGCACCACGAAGGCGATCCGGAGCAGCAGCTCCGTTTCTACGACGGCTGGGCCCCGGAATACGAAGAGGTTATTCCTCCTCCACCCCTTCCTCACCCCGCTTCGCTTCTGCCCTTAGTTCGTCCCCTCTGCCTCTTGGGAGCATTCTTCTCTTTCATTCCCTAAAGAGACTCTTGAGCGCGTGCAGAgttctgcctttctctctcctccctcgaATCCCGGGTCAGCAGTTTAGCCATCATTTTAAAGgccaagctgggggtggggattaGAGAAATTGAGTGTCGGACCAGGACCTGGGGGTACAGGGTTCAAATCtaccactcagccatgaggctcagAGACCTTGGGTTCGCTGTTTCCCAGCCTGCCCTTAGCTCAGGGTTGCTGTGGATATGAAATGAGACGTGAGGGGGTGAGGGGGGAACCATTTGCTTCATCTTCAACTCCTTGGagggaaagctgggatataaatggaatacgtaaataagtaataaataaattaatggatAGAGGTTCCACCATCATCTCACCTAaatagaacctccatgttcagaggcaatcTACCTTGACACCCATTGCAGCCACAGGATGCATGAGATAGTTGGGCAAATAACaggcctgcttgtgggcttctcagaggcaGCTGGTGCTTCTAAAATAAAGTGGATACCTAGCTTGGTGGACTTTTGGACCAATTTTGgcaaagcatcccccccccccgttctgaaTTTAAAACCTCCAAAACCCATTTTCTCCACCTGGGGCACAATAATTAATAATAGAGAGGGTGTTCTTGGGCATGTGTAGAGTGCCGGCATCAGGAAGGCAGTCCGCCATTGGGCAGGCTTGctttgggggctgatgggagctggggtgcAAAATATCTGgatggttgggaaaggctggaaaATCAAAAGGGTCCCTCCTACTGGAAGGAAGAGGGGTACaaactaataatagtaataataataacaacaacaacaacaacaacaacaacaacaacaacaacaacctgttgctggaaaccaccgtaGGGGGAGGGTGCTCATGTGTTtgtgttggccactgtaagaacaggatgctggaccagataggccattagcctgatccattGGGCTCTACTTATGAAGTTCGGTCCCCACCCTGTTCCTGACTAGACCTCTTTTCCCCTGTAGGATGTTGCTGTCTTGCAATATCAAGCCCCCCGAGTGGCTGCTGCCTGTTTGGCCTCCGTTTTCCAGGAACCCCTCCAGGACGCTCTAGTGCTCGATGTGGCCTGTGGCACAGGACTTGTGGCCAAGGAGGTAACTGGGGCGCCCCAATCTCAGAGGAGGCCATCGTGGGGTGTGTCTCCACCCGTGTCATTGGCCATGCCTGGGGACCATTTGGGGCACAGTGATCTGACCCTGCTGTGACTGCCCCAGTCTGATGGTGCTCTCGTCTCTGGGAAAGACGGGCATCTTAATGAGGCTGCCACTTGAATCACAGGGTCTTATTTCATTGAATCTAGTTTTTAATGGATTAGGAGGTTCATTAATATTTTTGTGCTGCTGTTTGGAGTTGATCCATTGGTTAAACTGGGGCAGGGAATATTTTGCAGCCTGGGGCCCACATCCACCTGTAGAGACAGAGCATAGACATTGTGATCAGTAGCCATTTAAACCCTTATTATCCTCCACAATTTTGCCTAGTCCTTTTTTAAAGTATCCAAGTTGGTagctatccctgcctccagtgggagagagttccgTAAGAACGTCAGAGGAGCcaattggatcaggccaatagcccgtctagcctgttctcaccatggctgACCAGGTGCCTGTTGGGAACCTGCAAGCACTaaaacactctcccctcttgcggattccagcaactggtacccagaagGCTAGTATTGTCCAAaatcagtttgaagtccatatcgttataccagtttcataatttttcacttggcaatatatcacaaatcatgaaATGTTTGTGCAAATcatggggaaaactgtgaagccagccaatgcctctacagagctccatctttatttcagacactgtatcggtatatcatgatgtttagctggtaatctatcgtgatgttgaaaaccagatattgcccagctaCCCCGACACCACCCCCACCTGGCTCCTGCGGGTGTCACTTGTGGTGTCCAGTAAGCTTGCGTTTGATTGGCAGGCAGGAGTGGGTGTGGTTCCAGGCTGATGTCATGTGACTTAAGCTGCACCTTCTAAGCTGCAGGCAAAAGGTTTCTGCCGCCTCCACGGCCTGGATGGCAGTCAGGGGATGCTGGAACACGCGTGTCGCAAGGGGATCTACCAGGATCTGAAGAGGTGCCTCTTGGGGCAGGAAGCCCTaccagctcctgaaggtaacaaGACCAAGAGGTGCACCTCTTCCTGAGAAATGGGTTGAGTGAGTGTGTGTTAGGGTGCAGGGGGTGAGGCTGGGGTGGGCAaggtgatgctgctgctgcttccctgcaTTAACCTCTGGAACTCACCCCAAAGGAGCTGGTGCATCGTCTGGGGCTACTCCCAGAATGATAATAGTCTCTCACTTGTCAGGAGtgggtcagcaataaatcacatggagcaagtgaagttaactcttgatgagaagaaacaaggtctgctcagtagcgccaggcctaatgagcacagccagtagatcttgcccctcTGAGtcagttgtggggactgaaggtccctgccttcccacagctggctaaaccccctcctctcctgggtccttcccaagcaatctgagactccgcCGGTGCATCCGTCTCtactcctccctcttcatacctcttatGTGGTTCCGGGAGAccagaggggaagggggaagcaggaggggaagacacctgtgcctcttaaccagcctgcctgatctctgcctcttggcctccgtcctctcctgcttcagcttctgtctctgattctggacttctgtctgccacagacccttcctgttcactaaaccctgttacctcttcagccgctgacaccacctcctcccagtcttccccctctgaccactcagcatcgtcccaccaccaatcccctggctctgaggctTCTTCCCTGGGGAgttccccagctgcttcctcccaccattcctctgcatctagcccaggcttcctctgcCTGATCTAGCCAGCCCATTACATCACTTGAGACCCAAGTGGGATCAGTAATGCGGAGTGTTGTTTTTGCAGTTCCGCCCGGTTTGCTGGTGCAAACTGTTCCTGGGCACGGTCGTTCATGCtgtagtaaaaacaaaacaataacctcccCAATTTGGACTCCTGTAATTCTCtccacatggggctgcccttgaagatggtttggaGACTGCAGCTGTGCAAAACACAGCGACCAGAAACCTGATGGGCTTTTCTGCCAAGGAGCATGTTACACCTGTCCTTAAACACTTGTGCCATTTGCCTGTTCATCCCTGAGCCCCAATTCAAAGCATtaggctatttttaaaaatgaaaatatacaaataaataaccaGTGCTGTTGCTTCTGACCAGGGTGCTATGACGCTGTTCTGATCGTGGGGGCGCTCAGCGAAGGACAGGTGCCCACCAGCGTGGTTCCAGAGTTGCTTCGTGTCACCAGACCAGGTGGGGCTTGTGCAGGAGATGCCCTGTTGCagtgggggttgtgtgtgtgtgtatatatgtgaaaCAGGAAGCATCACCTTGGTTCATCACTGGAATGTGTACAGAGGAGAAGCGGCCAAGaggatcaagggcctggaaaatTAGCCTGattaggaacagttgagggagttgggtctgtttagcctggagaa
This genomic window from Podarcis raffonei isolate rPodRaf1 chromosome 15, rPodRaf1.pri, whole genome shotgun sequence contains:
- the METTL27 gene encoding methyltransferase-like protein 27 isoform X1, translating into MADDRAGSSRLAEVQRRVAQVHHEGDPEQQLRFYDGWAPEYEEDVAVLQYQAPRVAAACLASVFQEPLQDALVLDVACGTGLVAKELQAKGFCRLHGLDGSQGMLEHACRKGIYQDLKRCLLGQEALPAPEGCYDAVLIVGALSEGQVPTSVVPELLRVTRPGGYLCLTTRSNPGNLEYKAQLQQVLNELEQRGLWRKVVEQEVEAWERATSEKESAQGVEYIPGVVYLYQKSPVL
- the METTL27 gene encoding methyltransferase-like protein 27 isoform X2, coding for MADDRAGSSRLAEVQRRVAQVHHEGDPEQQLRFYDGWAPEYEEDVAVLQYQAPRVAAACLASVFQEPLQDALVLDVACGTGLVAKEAKGFCRLHGLDGSQGMLEHACRKGIYQDLKRCLLGQEALPAPEGCYDAVLIVGALSEGQVPTSVVPELLRVTRPGGYLCLTTRSNPGNLEYKAQLQQVLNELEQRGLWRKVVEQEVEAWERATSEKESAQGVEYIPGVVYLYQKSPVL